A stretch of DNA from Catenulispora acidiphila DSM 44928:
CATCAGGACTCGGAACGTGCGCAGGGTGGCCGGGAGTCCGCCGCCGGAGGTGCCGCGCGAGGCCGCGGGCAGCGTCTCCTTCAGCCCGAGGACTGTGGCAGCCAGCAGCGCGACGCCGATCGCCGCGAGCACTATGAAGACCCCGCGCCAGCTCATGAAGCGGGTCAGCTGACCGCCGATGACCGGCGCCAAGATCGGCGCGAGACCGTTCACCAGCATCAGAGTCGAGAAGAACTTGGTGAGCGCGTCGCCTTCGTACAGGTCGCGCACCATCGCCCGCGAGATCACCAGTCCGGCGGCTCCCGCAAGCCCTTGCAGCAGCCGCGCGGCGGTGAGCGAGTACACATCCGGGGCGACGGCGCAGAACAGAGAAGTAGCCGCATAGGCGATCAGTCCGATCGCCAGCGGCTTCTTGCGTCCCCACGCGTCGGACATCGGACCGGCGACGAGCTGTCCGACCGCGAGGCCGATCATGCAGGCGGTCAACGTCAGCTGGACGTTCGCCTCGGGCGTCCGAAAGGAATGCGCCAGATCCGGCAGCGCCGGCAGGTACATGTCGAGCGACAACGGCCCGAACATGGAAAGTGCCCCCAATATCAGGAGCAATTTCGCCGGAGCCCGATTCTGACGCGTCACCACCCTATGGAAGCACAACCCAACAAGGAGCAATTTCGCCTTCCACCTCCCGGTATCCTTGGAGAATGACTCTCCGCCTGTATGACACCGCCGCGCGAGCGACGCGCGAGTTCGTACCCGTCACGCCAGGCAAGGTCTCGATTTACCTGTGTGGCGCGACCGTCCAGGCTCCGCCGCACATCGGCCACATCCGTTCCGGGGTCTCCTTCGACATCGCCCGCCGCTGGCTCGAGTACCGCGGGTACGCGGTCACGTTCGTGCGGAACGTCACGGACATCGACGACAAGATCATCCGCAAGGCGGCCGAGCAGAAGGTGGAGACCTGGCGGGTCGCGCAGGCCAACGAGTACGCCTTCCAGCAGGCCTACCGGCTGCTGGGCTGCGAGGACCCGTCGGTCGAGCCGCGGGCGACCGGGCACATCCCGGAGATGGTCGCGATGATGCACAAGCTCATCTACGACGGCCACGCCTACGCCGCCGGCGGCGACGTCTACTTCCGCGTGCGCTCCCTGCCCGCGTACGGCGCACTGGCCCACTTCAGCGTGGACGACCTGGAGGAGCAGCCGGCCGAGGACGTGGCGCCGACCACGCACAAGGAGGACCCGCACGACTTCGCGCTGTGGAAGGCCTCGAAGCCGGGCGAACCCTTCTGGGACACGCCGTGGGGTCCGGGGCGTCCGGGCTGGCATCTGGAGTGCTCGGCGATGGCGCACCGCTATCTGGGCACGAACTTCGACATCCACGGCGGCGGCGTCGATCTGATCTTCCCGCACCACGAGAACGAGCAGGCGCAGTCGCACGCGTTCGGCGACAAGTTCACCAACTACTGGATGCACAACGGCTGGGTCACTCTCAAGAACGAGAAGATGTCCAAGTCGCTGGGCAACTCGGTGCTGGTGACCGAACTGGCCAAGCAGTACCGGCCGGTGGTCATGCGCTACTACCTCGGAACCCCGCACTACCGCTCGATGATCGAGTACACCGAGGACTCGCTCCGCGAAGCCGACGCCGCGTACTCCCGCATCGAGGGCTTCGTCACCCGGGCCCTGGAGACCGTCGGCCCGACGGAGGCGGCGGCGCGGGTGCCCGCGGCGTTCGCCGAGTCGATGGACGACGACTTCGGCGTCCCCGGCGCGGTCGCCGTGCTCTACACCACCGTCCGCGAGGGCAACACCGCCCTGGCCGGCGGCGACAAGGAAGGCGTGGCCACCCACCTGGCCTCGGTGCTGCGGATGCTGGACATCCTCGGCCTGAACCCGCTGGCCGAACCGTGGGCCGGGGCGGACGGCGCCGCCGGGTCCGGCACGGACCTGCGGCCGGTGGTCGACGCTCTGGTCAAGGTGGCGCTGGAGCAGCGGCAGGCAGCGCGCGAGCGCAAGGATTACGCCGCCTCCGACGCCATCCGCGACCGGCTGTCCCAGGCCGGCGTCACCGTCGAGGACACACCGAGCGGTCCGCGCTGGTCTGTCAACCAATAGGGAATCCGCCGGCTGACCAACGAGGCAGGCAGTCGCCTAGGCGGCCCTCCCCCACCGTGCCCCCGCCGCGCTGCAGGTAGCGTGGAGCGGGGGCACGACTCCTGAGCAGGAACTTCACGAAGGTAAGGACATCATGGCGACCAAGGGTGGCGGCGCAGGCGGCCGGGCCAACAAGCCGGGCGCGTCGAGTTCCCGGAAGGGCGCGCAGAAGGGCTCCGGCGGCCAGCGCCGCCAGGGCCTGGAGGGCCGCGGCCCGACGCCGAAGGCCGAGGAGCGCACCGGGCATCCGGCCGCGCGCCGGGCGAAGTCGGCGGCCAAGCGCTCCGCCGCGGCCTCGAACCCGCGCTCCGGCGCCGGGACCCGCGGCACGTCCCGTCCGGCGCGGCGCACGCCCGGCAAGGGCGAGGCCGAGCAGGTCGCCGGCCGCAACTCCGTGGTCGAGGCGCTGCGCGCGCACGTGCCGGCCAAGGCGCTGTACATCGCGCAGTACATCGACAGCGACGACCGGGTCCGCGAGTCCATGCGGCTGGCCACGGAGCTGGGCGTGCCGCTGCTGGAGGCTCCGCGCCACGAGCTGGACCGGATGACCAACGGGACGCTGCACCAGGGCGTGATGCTGGTGATGCCGCCGTACGAGTACGCGCACCCGGACGACCTCCTGGAGGAGGTGTTCGCCGCCGGCGACACCCCGCTGTTCGCGGCGCTGGACGGCGTCACCGACCCGCGCAACCTCGGCGCCGTGATGCGTTCGGTCGCGGCCTTCGGCGGGCACGGCGTGATCGTGCCGGAGCGCCGGGCGGCGGGCATGACCGCCGGGGCGTGGAAGGCCGCGGCCGGTGCCGGCGCGCGGCTGCCGGTGGCCCGCGCCGGGAACCTGACCCGCGCGCTGGAGGCGTACAAGAAGCAGGGCGTGATGGTCGCCGGCCTCGCCGCCGACGGCTCGGTGCCGCTGCACGAGCTGGAGATCGCCACCGAGCCGCTGTGCCTGGTCATCGGATCCGAGGGCAAGGGCATGTCGCGGCTGGTGTCCGAGCTCTGCGACGTCACCGTCTCGATCCCGATCGCCTCCACGACCGAGTCGCTGAACGCCGGTGTGGCAGCCGGGATCGCGCTGTACGAGGTCAACCGGCGGCGCGCCGAAGCGCGCGGCTGACCGAACCGATCGAGCACCACCGCGGCATCGCACCTCTGCGTCTCTGCACCACCGCACGGCCGCACCACCGCACGACCGCACCACCTAGCTAGGAGAACAGCTCAATGGCGAGCACTGAAGGCGGCAGCACGGAACGTCCGGCACCGATAGGACCGGTCGACTCCTCGAAGACCCCGCGCTACGCGGGCTTCGCGACGTTCGCGCGGCTGCCGCGCCTGGACCAGCTCCCGGCGGGCGAGAAGGCGGACGTCGCGGTGCTGGGCGCCCCCTTCGACTCCGGGGTCTCCTATCGCCCCGGCGCCCGCTTCGCCCCGGCGGCGGTGCGCGAGGCCTCAAGGCTGCTGCGGCCCTACAACCCCGGCTTGGACTTCTCGCCGTTCGAGGCGGTGCAGGTCGCCGACGCCGG
This window harbors:
- the cysS gene encoding cysteine--tRNA ligase, with translation MTLRLYDTAARATREFVPVTPGKVSIYLCGATVQAPPHIGHIRSGVSFDIARRWLEYRGYAVTFVRNVTDIDDKIIRKAAEQKVETWRVAQANEYAFQQAYRLLGCEDPSVEPRATGHIPEMVAMMHKLIYDGHAYAAGGDVYFRVRSLPAYGALAHFSVDDLEEQPAEDVAPTTHKEDPHDFALWKASKPGEPFWDTPWGPGRPGWHLECSAMAHRYLGTNFDIHGGGVDLIFPHHENEQAQSHAFGDKFTNYWMHNGWVTLKNEKMSKSLGNSVLVTELAKQYRPVVMRYYLGTPHYRSMIEYTEDSLREADAAYSRIEGFVTRALETVGPTEAAARVPAAFAESMDDDFGVPGAVAVLYTTVREGNTALAGGDKEGVATHLASVLRMLDILGLNPLAEPWAGADGAAGSGTDLRPVVDALVKVALEQRQAARERKDYAASDAIRDRLSQAGVTVEDTPSGPRWSVNQ
- the rlmB gene encoding 23S rRNA (guanosine(2251)-2'-O)-methyltransferase RlmB, whose protein sequence is MATKGGGAGGRANKPGASSSRKGAQKGSGGQRRQGLEGRGPTPKAEERTGHPAARRAKSAAKRSAAASNPRSGAGTRGTSRPARRTPGKGEAEQVAGRNSVVEALRAHVPAKALYIAQYIDSDDRVRESMRLATELGVPLLEAPRHELDRMTNGTLHQGVMLVMPPYEYAHPDDLLEEVFAAGDTPLFAALDGVTDPRNLGAVMRSVAAFGGHGVIVPERRAAGMTAGAWKAAAGAGARLPVARAGNLTRALEAYKKQGVMVAGLAADGSVPLHELEIATEPLCLVIGSEGKGMSRLVSELCDVTVSIPIASTTESLNAGVAAGIALYEVNRRRAEARG